The genomic segment GGCTGACGGCAGGTATGAACCGCGTGATTCCAAATGTTCCCTGAAAAGTTACTGCACCCATGAAATCATTGTGGAATTCATTAATAAATTCCGAACACAAGAGGAAACCTAGGATCATTTTAACAAAACGTATGTAGggtaaaaatagatttgagataGTGTATGAACAAGTTCATTGCTACAAAACAAAGGCATTCTTCATGACCCCCTCAGAACATGGATTCTGACTGCCTCTCTTCTATCGTTTAATTCAGTGATTACACCCTTAGCCGTGTTTCAATCTCATTTTAAACCTCATTTTAAGCAAATCTGGGAAAAATAACTAACAGTCCACACTTACCTGTTGGTGCTACCAGCCTCGTCTTCAAACGCTAGGAGAAAATCCTGGAAGGCGCCGGCATTGGAAAAGCCGTCCTCTATTAACAGCTCAGATGGGTTGCGTACGCGTGACTGAAGGTTAAAAGGTTTCCACTGGAACCCAGCAGCGTTCTGGGGTCTCCGTTAACTTTGAGGAGCTGTGAACTCAGACACATGATCCTCTGGGCCGATACCCGTCCACATGCGTGTTCACGGCGTGTTTGTTGGTCTTTAAGGTTGTCCCTGATCCTGGGCGAGAAGGCGATCGTTTCCTTTGTGGTTCCTGAGCTGGGACCCCTGGAGAACCACGTGTGTGTGGCCTGGGAGTTGAAGACAAGCAGGACCACCCTGTACCTCAACGGCCGGAGCACTGTGTCCCAGAGGCTCCAAATGGGCCACGGGTTGCGGCCGGGGGGCCGGGTGATCTTGGGCCAGGACGCCGACGCCCTCCTCGGGAACTTCGATGCCGACGAGAGCTTTGTGGGGGAGATCTTCGAGGTGAACATGTGGGACCGCGTCCTGCCTCCAAACGCAATACAACAGCTGTCCACTGGGAAATTTTTCTCCTCTGCCAACGTCATTGACTGGGCAACAGTGAAACTAAAAGGCTATGGGAACGTTGTGGAGTTCCAGGAGTCCTAGAAACAAACACCTATCACTAACAAACCAACCCTGCATTATGACGTTGACTACTAATGAACCCACCCTGCATTATGAGGTTGACTACTAATAAACCCACCCTGCATCATGACTTTGATCACTAATAAACCCACCCTGCATCATGACTTTGATCACTAATAAACCCACACTGCATCATGACTTTGATCACTAATAAACCCACACTGCATCATGACCTTGATCACTAATAAACCCACCCTGCATTATGAGGTTGACTACTAATAAACCCACCCTGCATCATGACTTTGATCACTAATAAACCCACCCTGCATCATGACTTTGATCACTAATAAACCCACCCTGCATTATGAGGTTGATCACTAATAAACCCACCCTGCATCATGACGTTGATTACTAATAAACCCACCCTGCATTATGACGTTGATCACTAATAAACCAACCCCGGATCATAGCGTTGGTTTTGTGTGGCTGGTGTTTGTTTAGCCTCAACGCTCCTCGCCGATGATGTAAGAAATACATCGGGGCGACGGCTGCTCATCAAA from the Gadus morhua chromosome 22, gadMor3.0, whole genome shotgun sequence genome contains:
- the LOC115535833 gene encoding pentraxin fusion protein, with amino-acid sequence MKLILSMFVAAILLSDVEGRSLMFPMQTSSSFVELTPAKPLSLDAFTLCLRFATELHLPRQVILFSYRTQLVDELNLWREADGRLSLILGEKAIVSFVVPELGPLENHVCVAWELKTSRTTLYLNGRSTVSQRLQMGHGLRPGGRVILGQDADALLGNFDADESFVGEIFEVNMWDRVLPPNAIQQLSTGKFFSSANVIDWATVKLKGYGNVVEFQES